ATTTTTCTTTTTAATTCAGCTAATGCATCGATATCTCCAAGAGTTGATCTCTCTTCATTGTTTGAAGAAGAAGACACATTTCTGGAAGAAGAGTCTTTCACATTTTTCTTCTCTTCGTCTCTGAAGATCCCTGTGTGAGAAACTACTACTCTCTTGAATTCTTTGTTGAATTCAATTACTTTAAATTGAGCTTCTTCACCTTTTTTGATTTTAGATCCGTCTTCCTTCTCTAATAATCTTGATGGGCAGAAAGCTTCAACTTCAGCATCTTCGAACTGTACAGAAGCACCTTTATCGTGTACTTCTACTGCTTTACCAGCGTGGATAGTTCCTTCAGCATATTTAGTTTCGAAAGCATCCCAAGGGTTGTCAGTCAATTGTTTGTGACCTAGAGATAATCTTCTAGCCTGGATGTCTAATTCAAGAACTACAACATCTAATTTATCACCTACTGCACAGAACTCAGACGGGTGCTTGATTTTCTTAGTCCAAGAAAGATCAGAGATGTAGATTAAACCGTCGATACCTTCTTCTAACTCAACGAATACACCGAAGTTAGTGAAGTTTCTTACCGTTCCTACATGCTTAGATCCTACAGGATACTTAGCCTCGATGTTCTCCCATGGATCTTTGCTTAATTGCTTGATACCAAGAGAAATTTTTCTTTCTTCTCTATCTAAAGTTAATACTTCAGCTTCTACTTCATCACCTACTTTCACAAAGTCACCAGCAGATCTCAAGTGAGTAGACCAAGACATTTCAGAAACGTGGATCAATCCTTCTACACCTGGAGCGATTTCTACGAATGCACCATAGTCAGCAAGAACTACTACTTTTCCTTTTACTTTATCTCCAACTTTCATGTCAGCAGAAAGAGCATCCCAAGGGTGAGCTTC
The sequence above is a segment of the Chryseobacterium sp. MYb264 genome. Coding sequences within it:
- the rpsA gene encoding 30S ribosomal protein S1; the protein is MSKETNSAEVILNQNVAPEQFDWDSFESGLDADARKEKSDLEEIYNGSLNSLNDNDVLVGRVVRLTDKEAIVDINFKSEGVISLNEFRYNQGLSVGDEVEVMVDRREDKTGQLQLSHRKARTLKAWDKVNELHETGEIVNGFVKSRTKGGMIVDVHGIEAFLPGSQIDVKPIKDYDQFVGKTMEFKVVKINPEFKNVVVSHKALIEADIEGQKKEIIAQLEKGQVLEGTVKNITSYGVFIDLGGVDGLIHITDLSWSRVNHPSEILEDGQTVKVVILDFDDEKTRIQLGMKQLEAHPWDALSADMKVGDKVKGKVVVLADYGAFVEIAPGVEGLIHVSEMSWSTHLRSAGDFVKVGDEVEAEVLTLDREERKISLGIKQLSKDPWENIEAKYPVGSKHVGTVRNFTNFGVFVELEEGIDGLIYISDLSWTKKIKHPSEFCAVGDKLDVVVLELDIQARRLSLGHKQLTDNPWDAFETKYAEGTIHAGKAVEVHDKGASVQFEDAEVEAFCPSRLLEKEDGSKIKKGEEAQFKVIEFNKEFKRVVVSHTGIFRDEEKKNVKDSSSRNVSSSSNNEERSTLGDIDALAELKRKMEEGK